One Nocardioides aromaticivorans genomic window carries:
- a CDS encoding DUF1998 domain-containing protein — MAIVILGAIAIALGLQLVATRSDAGPRVAPVAKPAKTSSMVMQTTGRGRLEEHPPGVVDGVRFEGRFVIWGMSSAGGQVFGDDASLFDEDCVEQYGRGPQCAHLVAVRSGSILHGFVTGNGADLKGESVGRTTAASRYRIFYDAHPDGSRDYEERAGWLRGELVATYTSDEFFSIDAAGGVFDTRVDYSIISSTPFELNGVKVDFARLAPHMTELDHGHNPQPDPQPEPVPYDESWFANKGPGEFASYFPVGGAVLAAD, encoded by the coding sequence TTGGCGATCGTGATCCTGGGGGCGATCGCGATCGCTCTCGGGTTGCAGCTGGTCGCGACACGCAGCGACGCCGGGCCGCGGGTGGCGCCGGTGGCCAAGCCCGCCAAGACCTCGTCCATGGTGATGCAGACGACCGGTCGCGGCCGTCTCGAGGAGCACCCGCCGGGTGTGGTGGACGGTGTCCGCTTCGAGGGGCGGTTCGTCATCTGGGGCATGAGCAGCGCTGGCGGTCAGGTGTTCGGCGACGACGCCTCGCTCTTCGATGAGGACTGTGTCGAGCAGTACGGCCGCGGCCCTCAGTGTGCGCACCTCGTGGCCGTTCGCAGCGGGTCCATCCTCCACGGTTTCGTCACCGGAAACGGCGCTGACCTGAAGGGAGAGAGCGTGGGCCGGACGACGGCAGCCAGTCGGTACCGGATCTTCTACGACGCCCACCCCGACGGCTCGCGGGACTACGAGGAGCGCGCGGGGTGGCTCCGTGGTGAGCTCGTCGCGACCTACACCTCCGACGAGTTCTTCTCGATCGACGCTGCCGGTGGGGTGTTCGACACCCGCGTCGACTACTCGATCATCAGCAGCACGCCGTTCGAGCTGAATGGCGTGAAGGTCGACTTCGCGAGGCTCGCGCCCCACATGACCGAGCTCGACCACGGGCACAACCCGCAGCCCGACCCGCAGCCCGAGCCCGTTCCGTACGACGAGAGCTGGTTCGCGAACAAGGGACCCGGGGAGTTCGCCAGCTACTTCCCTGTCGGGGGAGCAGTGCTCGCCGCGGACTGA
- a CDS encoding aldehyde dehydrogenase family protein, which translates to MNDLNRVINPATEEVIAEIPMADTAVAEAAVEKSVIAQREWIRMSLSARRDALRAIAGTVRDHVEELALLECRDVGKPIAEARGEIGGVAECFEYYAGVVDKILGDTIPVEGGVDMTFREPLGVVAVIAPWNFPLPIASWNIAPALAAGNSVVVKPAELTPLSTIRFGELVAALDLPENLVQVVTGPGRVVGAVLTSHPSVAKISFTGSTETGQAVMRSAAGTMKRLTLELGGKSANIVFADADLSRAIKAAPGSVFGNTGQDCCARSRILVERKVLDDFVAGFIEQTQAMTIGDPESESTHLGPLVSAAHRETVSSFLTDDVDAVLAGNAPDGPGFWMAPRVVVAPDPGSRIVRDEIFGPIAAIIPFDSEEEAVRMANDTIYGLSGSIWTSDVGRALRVARAVETGTVSVNSNSSVRIQTPFGGFKQSGFGRELGLAAIEGYTELKNVFISTAE; encoded by the coding sequence GTGAACGATCTGAACCGAGTCATCAACCCCGCCACCGAGGAGGTGATCGCCGAGATCCCGATGGCGGACACAGCAGTCGCCGAGGCTGCCGTCGAGAAGTCCGTCATCGCACAGCGCGAATGGATCCGGATGTCGCTCTCCGCGCGCCGCGACGCGCTCCGCGCGATCGCCGGAACGGTGCGGGACCACGTCGAGGAGCTGGCGCTTCTCGAGTGCCGCGACGTGGGCAAGCCGATCGCCGAGGCCCGGGGCGAGATCGGCGGCGTCGCCGAGTGCTTCGAGTACTACGCCGGCGTTGTCGACAAGATCCTGGGCGACACGATCCCGGTCGAGGGCGGCGTCGACATGACCTTCCGCGAGCCGCTCGGGGTGGTCGCCGTCATCGCCCCGTGGAATTTCCCGCTGCCGATCGCGTCCTGGAACATCGCGCCCGCGCTGGCCGCCGGCAACTCGGTCGTGGTTAAGCCGGCCGAGCTCACGCCACTGTCCACCATCCGCTTCGGCGAGCTGGTCGCAGCGCTGGACCTGCCGGAGAACCTCGTCCAGGTCGTCACCGGCCCGGGCCGGGTGGTCGGAGCAGTGCTCACGAGCCACCCGTCGGTCGCGAAGATCAGCTTCACCGGTTCCACGGAGACTGGCCAGGCTGTCATGCGCTCGGCCGCCGGCACGATGAAGCGGCTCACGCTCGAGCTCGGCGGCAAGTCGGCAAACATCGTCTTCGCTGACGCCGACCTCTCGCGCGCGATCAAGGCGGCTCCGGGCAGCGTCTTCGGGAACACCGGCCAGGACTGCTGCGCACGCAGCCGCATCCTCGTCGAGCGCAAGGTCCTCGACGACTTCGTCGCCGGCTTCATCGAGCAGACCCAGGCGATGACGATCGGCGACCCCGAGTCGGAGTCGACGCACCTCGGACCACTGGTCTCCGCCGCCCACCGCGAGACCGTGTCGTCCTTCCTGACCGACGACGTCGACGCCGTACTGGCCGGAAACGCCCCCGACGGCCCCGGCTTCTGGATGGCACCGCGTGTGGTCGTCGCGCCCGACCCGGGCTCGCGGATCGTCCGCGACGAGATCTTCGGCCCGATCGCGGCGATCATCCCCTTCGACAGCGAGGAGGAGGCGGTCCGGATGGCCAACGACACGATCTACGGCCTCAGCGGCTCGATCTGGACCTCCGACGTGGGCCGTGCGCTCCGCGTCGCGCGCGCCGTGGAGACCGGCACCGTCTCGGTGAACTCGAACTCGTCGGTTCGCATCCAGACGCCCTTCGGCGGCTTCAAGCAGTCCGGCTTCGGCCGCGAGCTCGGCCTCGCGGCGATCGAGGGCTACACCGAGCTGAAGAACGTCTTCATCAGCACCGCCGAATGA
- a CDS encoding SDR family NAD(P)-dependent oxidoreductase yields MSVHTGKFAAVTGAGSGNGKAIAETLLEEGASVALIDIAPDSLAEITDKYPAAIAVEGNVADAASVRKAAAQIQEQFGRLDILVNNAGIVRGTNFEELSVEEWDQVFAVNSTGPFLMSQAAMPLLKAGAEARGEKATAAIVNITSVEAHIVISSSGHPQIHYNASKGALLQLTRALAVECASSRVRVNAVAPGFIETPFTKAVLGNQDVLNWLLERTPMGRVGQPEDVANAVSFLSSEKSSWVTGSTLFVDGGWTVY; encoded by the coding sequence ATGTCCGTTCACACTGGCAAGTTCGCCGCCGTCACCGGGGCCGGCTCCGGCAACGGAAAGGCGATCGCCGAGACCCTGCTCGAGGAGGGTGCCTCGGTTGCGCTCATCGACATCGCCCCGGACTCGCTGGCCGAGATCACGGACAAGTATCCCGCCGCCATCGCCGTGGAGGGCAACGTCGCGGACGCTGCTTCGGTGCGGAAGGCCGCCGCCCAGATCCAGGAGCAGTTCGGCCGCCTCGACATCCTCGTGAACAACGCCGGCATCGTCCGCGGCACGAACTTCGAGGAGCTTTCCGTCGAGGAGTGGGACCAGGTCTTCGCGGTCAACTCCACCGGCCCGTTCCTGATGAGCCAGGCAGCCATGCCGCTCCTGAAGGCCGGGGCCGAGGCGCGGGGCGAGAAGGCCACGGCCGCCATCGTCAACATCACCTCGGTCGAGGCCCACATCGTCATCTCGAGCAGTGGGCACCCGCAGATCCACTACAACGCGTCCAAGGGCGCGCTGCTCCAGCTGACCCGCGCCCTCGCCGTGGAGTGCGCTTCGAGCCGCGTCCGCGTCAACGCCGTCGCCCCCGGCTTCATCGAGACGCCGTTCACGAAGGCCGTGCTCGGCAACCAGGACGTCCTGAACTGGCTGCTCGAGCGCACCCCGATGGGGCGCGTCGGCCAGCCCGAGGACGTCGCCAACGCCGTCTCGTTCCTGAGCAGCGAGAAGTCCAGCTGGGTCACCGGCAGCACCCTCTTCGTCGACGGCGGCTGGACGGTCTACTGA
- a CDS encoding gamma-glutamyl-gamma-aminobutyrate hydrolase family protein — protein MSRPLIAVSAPIELAPTAFGEQDCTKLTTAYTNAVYAAGGQPVVMPVVVDPPAGLLDRFDGLVLTGGGDLDPTLYGEEPDPTVYGVRPERDAFEIALYNEAVERGLPVLAICRGMQLVNVLRGGSLILDIQDEVQHWQTIPAHEASHKIDVVDDARLAGIFDQASVGVNSYHHQGLKDLGAGLRVTATCGAVIEAVEADDANLVAVQWHPEQMAATDSQQAALFQALVAAADSRTNNSKETY, from the coding sequence ATGTCCCGCCCCCTGATCGCAGTCTCGGCGCCGATCGAGCTGGCGCCCACCGCCTTCGGTGAGCAGGACTGCACGAAGCTCACCACGGCGTACACCAACGCGGTCTATGCGGCCGGTGGACAGCCCGTCGTCATGCCGGTCGTGGTCGACCCGCCTGCCGGTCTCCTCGACCGCTTCGACGGCCTCGTCCTGACTGGTGGCGGCGACCTCGACCCGACCCTGTACGGCGAGGAGCCGGACCCGACCGTCTACGGCGTCCGTCCGGAGCGGGACGCCTTCGAGATCGCGCTCTACAACGAAGCGGTCGAGCGAGGTCTCCCCGTGCTGGCGATCTGTCGCGGCATGCAGCTGGTGAACGTGCTGCGCGGCGGCTCGCTGATCCTCGACATCCAGGACGAGGTGCAGCACTGGCAGACGATCCCCGCCCACGAGGCCTCTCACAAGATCGACGTCGTCGACGACGCCCGGCTGGCCGGGATCTTCGACCAGGCCTCGGTCGGTGTGAACAGCTACCACCACCAGGGGCTGAAGGATCTCGGTGCCGGGCTTCGCGTCACCGCCACCTGTGGCGCCGTCATCGAGGCGGTTGAGGCGGACGACGCCAACCTCGTCGCCGTCCAGTGGCACCCGGAGCAGATGGCAGCCACCGACAGCCAGCAGGCAGCGCTCTTCCAGGCCCTCGTCGCTGCAGCCGACTCTCGCACGAACAACAGCAAGGAGACCTACTGA